In Archocentrus centrarchus isolate MPI-CPG fArcCen1 chromosome 24, fArcCen1, whole genome shotgun sequence, one DNA window encodes the following:
- the LOC115774389 gene encoding probable ribonuclease ZC3H12D codes for MSHHKEAKSWIPQSDGPERAEEEERKHSDSLSAMDAKVERFLKLGYDHDDILRVLESLRHDAQTNDILEELIKTCHTRTYNNKSVPNSPKLVPRGCSPSPSPSQARPGPDREAAAGFRPVVIDGSNVAMSHGNKRVFSCQGLQLAVNWFWEKGLRNITVFVPLWRKEQPKPEAPITDQHILHELERRKILVYTPSRCVNGKRVVCYDDRYIIKLAFDSDGIIVSNDNYRDLQTENPQWKKFIEERLLMYTFANDKFMPPDDPLGRNGPTIDDFLRKKPWTPENKLQHCPYGKKCTYGVKCKFYHPERANQSQLSVADELRALRDRAKNVSPSAYQSELRYTSCTPPPLGVDEPSHRASPGEQSICHRDTSSPRNQMNSSLHHCPSPDLDEAFSSMESSLSRIYINDMQYSREQPMHSYSSGVASYSLSHDEYLGSYGGNGQRICLNGGGYYPQPNGLTSCERPLCSQCRCCQQQTRMSPNSHHHHHHHHHQQQAWSSCPPVPPHNGDPAHFAEKQYYRQPSQRQTHSLPRDPWGQVNPLDPRLSSGAKSPNCERRKGLRSQLSTLFPQNMVEQVMNTYPDVSDVSELISLIRTHRASQFSF; via the exons ATGAGCCACCATAAGGAGGCGAAAAGTTGGATTCCCCAGTCAGACGGCCCCGAGcgcgcagaggaggaggagaggaaacatTCTGATTCGCTGTCAGCCATGGACGCCAAAGTGGAGCGCTTTCTCAAGTTAGGATACGATCACGACGACATCCTCAGGGTTCTGGAGAGCCTCCGACACGACGCGCAGACCAACGACATCCTAGAGGAGCTGATAAAGACGTGCCACACTCGCACCTACAACAACAAGAGCGTGCCAAACAGCCCCAAGCTGGTGCCGAGAGGCTGCAGCCCCAGTCCCAGTCCCAGCCAAGCCAGACCGGGACCGGACAGAGAAGCGGCTGCTGGATTTCGACCCGTGGTTATAGATGGCAGCAACGTGGCCATGAG cCATGGCAACAAGAGGGTGTTTTCGTGCCAGGGCCTCCAGCTGGCAGTAAACTGGTTTTGGGAGAAAGGGCTGCGCAACATCACTGTGTTTGTCCCACTGTGGAGGAAGGAGCAGCCAAAGCCCGAGGCACCCATCACAG ATCAACATATTCTCCACGAGCTGGAGAGGAGGAAGATCCTGGTGTACACACCATCCCGCTGCGTAAACGGGAAGAGGGTGGTGTGCTACGATGACCGGTACATCATCAAACTGGCCTTTGACTCAGACGGCATCATTGTGTCCAACGACAACTACCGCGACCTGCAGACAGAGAACCCCCAGTGGAAGAAGTTCATAGAGGAGAGGCTGCTGATGTACACCTTCGCCAATGACAA GTTTATGCCTCCAGATGATCCTCTGGGCAGAAATGGACCCACTATAGATGATTTTCTGAGGAAGAAGCCGTGGACCCCAGAAAACAAGCTGCAGCACTGTCCATACG GAAAGAAGTGTACTTATGGAGTAAAGTGCAAGTTCTACCATCCAGAGAGGGCCAACCAGTCCCAGCTGTCAGTGGCTGATGAGCTAAGGGCCCTGAGAGACAGAGCCAAGAACGTCTCGCCTTCTGCATATCAGTCAGAGCTCAGGTACACCTCCTGCACCCCTCCACCCCTAGGTGTAGATGAGCCGTCACACAGGGCTTCACCTGGGGAGCAGTCCATCTGTCATAGGGACACTAGCAGCCCGAGAAACCAAATGAACTCAAGTCTCCACCACTGCCCGAGTCCAGATTTAGATGAAGCCTTCAGTTCCATGGAGAGTTCTCTGTCCAGGATCTACATCAATGACATGCAATACAGCAGGGAGCAGCCCATGCACAGCTACAGCAGCGGGGTGGCCAGCTACAGCCTGAGTCATGACGAGTACTTGGGCTCGTATGGTGGTAACGGCCAGAGGATCTGCCTGAACGGGGGTGGTTACTACCCGCAGCCAAACGGGTTGACATCCTGTGAGCGCCCCTTGTGCAGCCAGTGCAGATGTTGTCAGCAGCAGACCAGAATGTCCCCAAacagccaccaccaccaccaccaccaccatcaccagcagCAGGCATGGAGCTCCTGTCCACCTGTGCCACCACATAATGGGGATCCTGCTCATTTTGCAGAGAAGCAGTACTACAGACAGCCCTcccagagacagacacacagcctGCCCAGGGACCCATGGGGGCAGGTGAACCCTTTGGACCCCAGATTGAGCAGTGGGGCTAAGAGCCCAAATTGCGAGCGGAGGAAGGGCTTAAGGAGCCAGCTTAGCACCCTGTTCCCCCAGAACATGGTGGAGCAAGTCATGAATACTTACCCAGATGTGTCAGATGTGTCTGAACTGATTTCCCTCATCCGGACCCACAGAGCGAGCCAATTCTCCTTCTag